Proteins encoded in a region of the Vicia villosa cultivar HV-30 ecotype Madison, WI unplaced genomic scaffold, Vvil1.0 ctg.000587F_1_1, whole genome shotgun sequence genome:
- the LOC131629642 gene encoding uncharacterized protein LOC131629642, producing MRIEELQSSLEEQELRLTERTSEREVEQALKASFAKKDEKLKKHGRSQKSEVFYSDEEKHHKGKEKYDKRMVQCYCCNRFGHFAKDCWSNKEEAKIARGDSDDEPVLLMANESDEEPVKSEDDSEDFGEDSESEVSEDESELEDDSEAEDKSESEGDSESEGELEDESESEEDSASEDDSELDSSEEDLESEDEESSGDSKYELDGESDSDPDFDDDQESGGGHASGRKNSEDIGSGGQASKDDHVSGVNHER from the exons atgagaatagaagagctgCAAAGTAGTCTAGAGGagcaagagttgcgtctgactgaaagaacttctgaGAGGGAAGTTGAGcaggctctgaaggcttcttttgccAAGAAGGACGAGAAGCTGAAAAAACATGGTAGGTCGCAGAAGTCAGAAGTCTTCTATTCTGATGAGGAGAAACATCATAAGGGAAAGGAGAAGTATGACAAGAGAAtggttcaatgttactgttgtaaTAGGTTTGGCCACTTTGCTAAAGATTGTTGGTCAAACAAAGAAGAAGCGAAAATAGCCAgaggagattctgatgatgaacctgtgctattaatGGCTAATGAATCTGATGAGGAACCTGTGA aatcagaagatgactctgaagattTTGGAGAAGATTCAGAATCTGAggtttctgaagatgagtcagagttAGAAGATGACTCTGAAGCTGAAGACAAGTCAGAATCCGAAGGTGATTCTGAGTCTGAAGGAGAATTAGAAGATgagtcagaatctgaagaagattctgcttctgaAGATGATTCAGAACTTGATAGTTCTGAAGAAGatttagagtcagaagatgaagaatcttctggagACTCTAAATATGAGTtagatggtgaatctgattctgatccagattttgatgatgatcaAGAATCTGGTGGTGGTCATGCTTCTGGAAGGaaaaactctgaagacataggttctggaggacaagcttctaaaGATGATCATGTTTCTGGTGTTAATCATGAACGTTGA
- the LOC131629654 gene encoding 3-ketoacyl-CoA synthase 19-like, protein MEYLLKIFCFFSLLYSILQLSKLILKRRNQSCYMLAYECFKPKEETRLNTDTCVRIVLRNKNLGLEEFRFLLKTMVSSGIGENTYCPKIVLEGRETCPTLKDTYEEIDEIMFDTLDNLFKKTCFSPSEIDILVVNVALFSPIPSLTSRIINRYKMREDVKVFNLAGMGCSASVVAIDLVQQLFKTHENSLGIVVSTEVLGSHWYCGKHKEMMLSNCLFRSGGCSMLFTNNMALKNKAILKLKHIERTQFGADDEAYGCCIQVEDEEGFAGFRLTKSLVKSAAKALTVNLQTMVPKILPLWELVRFFAVSLRNGIKIRLENIRSVFFSRSSKMDKKPVFNVLGGGINLKTGIQHFCVHPGGKAVVDGIGKGLRLNDYDLEPARMALHRWGNTSAGGLWYVLGYMEAKKRLKKGDRILMISLGAGFKCNNCVWEVMRDLSDTNVWTDSIESYPPPSLNNPFKEKYDWIHDDYLGFVRYDHSRLKVD, encoded by the coding sequence ATGGAATATCTCTTAAAGATCTTTTGCTTTTTTTCATTACTCTATTCCATTTTACAACTTTCTAAGTTGATTCTTAAACGTAGAAACCAATCATGTTACATGTTAGCTTATGAGTGTTTCAAACCAAAGGAAGAAACAAGACTCAACACAGATACATGTGTAAGAATAGTCCTCAGAAACAAAAACCTTGGTTTAGAGGAATTCAGGTTTCTCTTAAAAACCATGGTTAGTTCCGGAATCGGTGAAAACACTTACTGTCCAAAAATCGTTCTTGAAGGAAGAGAAACATGTCCAACTCTCAAAGACACGTACGAAGAAATAGATGAAATCATGTTCGACACACTCGACAACCTTTTCAAAAAAACATGTTTCTCTCCTTCGGAAATCGATATTCTTGTTGTTAATGTCGCGTTGTTTTCACCAATACCTTCACTCACATCAAGAATAATAAACAGATACAAAATGAGAGAGGATGTAAAAGTGTTCAATCTTGCAGGAATGGGGTGTAGTGCAAGTGTTGTGGCTATTGATCTTGTGCAACAGCTTTTCAAAACACATGAAAACTCCTTAGGAATTGTTGTTAGCACTGAAGTTCTTGGTTCTCATTGGTACTGTGGGAAACACAAAGAAATGATGTTATCTAACTGTCTTTTTCGTTCAGGTGGTTGTTCCATGCTATTCACAAACAATATGGCGCTGAAAAACAAAGCTATCTTGAAACTGAAACACATAGAGAGAACACAGTTTGGCGCTGACGACGAAGCTTACGGTTGCTGCATACaagtggaagatgaagaaggtttTGCAGGTTTTCGACTAACCAAAAGTCTTGTCAAATCTGCAGCAAAAGCATTGACAGTAAATTTGCAGACTATGGTTCCAAAGATTCTCCCACTTTGGGAACTGGTACGGTTTTTCGCAGTTTCTCTACGCAATGGTATTAAAATTCGGTTGGAAAATATTCGTTCGGTATTTTTTAGCCGCAGCAGTAAAATGGATAAAAAACCGGTATTTAATGTGTTAGGAGGTGGAATAAATTTAAAAACTGGGATACAACATTTTTGTGTTCATCCTGGTGGTAAAGCAGTGGTTGATGGAATTGGTAAGGGTTTAAGATTGAATGATTATGATCTTGAACCAGCTAGAATGGCACTTCATCGTTGGGGTAATACTTCTGCTGGTGGATTATGGTATGTTTTAGGTTATATGGAAGCCAAAAAGAGACTGAAAAAAGGTGATAGAATTTTGATGATTAGTCTTGGAGCTGGTTTCAAGTGTAACAATTGTGTTTGGGAAGTGATGAGAGATTTATCTGATACAAATGTTTGGACAGATTCTATTGAAAGTTATCCTCCACCTTCACTGAATAATCCATTTAAGGAGAAGTATGATTGGATTCATGATGATTATCTTGGATTTGTGAGGTATGATCATAGCAGATTGAAGGTTGATTAG